A region of Herpetosiphonaceae bacterium DNA encodes the following proteins:
- a CDS encoding diacylglycerol kinase family protein — translation MQTCVILNPNAGSAQDVTALEAAIERLDGAVLRATEQPGDGQQIVREALAEGCGLIVAAGGDGTINEVVNGLAGHFEGVQLGVIPVGTGNDFARSIDVPTEIEAAVELLRRRQTRLVDVVRVSSDSTRYFINVSAGGFSGLVDEKLTDAMKRSWGPLAYLRSAAMALPDLTNYHTLITFDDEERHEIQTYNIVIANARYVAGGIPIAPRAKLDDGLVDVLVVPTASMPQLALLVPQILLGQHLDNELIVFRRARKVRVEARPGMWFNADGELVGNEPATFEVIPRALQVVVGPEA, via the coding sequence ATGCAGACCTGCGTTATCCTCAACCCCAACGCCGGATCGGCGCAGGACGTGACGGCGCTCGAGGCGGCGATCGAGCGGCTCGACGGAGCGGTGCTGCGGGCTACAGAGCAGCCCGGCGATGGGCAGCAGATCGTGCGTGAGGCGCTGGCGGAAGGCTGCGGTCTGATCGTGGCGGCTGGCGGCGACGGCACGATCAACGAGGTCGTCAACGGCCTGGCCGGGCATTTCGAGGGCGTCCAGCTTGGCGTGATCCCGGTCGGCACCGGCAACGATTTTGCCCGCTCGATCGACGTGCCCACCGAGATCGAGGCGGCGGTCGAGCTGCTGCGACGGCGGCAGACTCGCCTGGTGGACGTGGTGCGGGTGTCAAGCGACAGCACGCGCTATTTCATCAACGTCTCGGCAGGCGGCTTCAGTGGCCTGGTCGACGAGAAGCTCACCGATGCGATGAAGCGCTCCTGGGGGCCGCTGGCCTATCTCCGGTCGGCGGCAATGGCGCTGCCCGATCTGACCAACTACCATACGCTGATCACCTTTGACGACGAAGAGCGGCACGAGATCCAGACCTACAACATCGTGATCGCCAATGCGCGCTACGTCGCGGGCGGCATCCCGATCGCGCCGCGAGCCAAGCTCGACGACGGCCTGGTCGATGTGCTGGTGGTGCCCACCGCGTCGATGCCGCAGCTTGCGCTGCTGGTGCCGCAAATCCTCCTCGGCCAGCATCTTGACAACGAGCTGATCGTCTTCCGGCGCGCGCGCAAAGTGCGGGTCGAAGCGCGGCCCGGCATGTGGTTCAACGCCGACGGCGAGCTTGTGGGGAACGAGCCCGCCACCTTTGAAGTCATACCCCGCGCGCTCCAGGTCGTCGTCGGGCCGGAGGCCTAG